TACGTCATAGGAGTAGTCCCATTTATTGGCGATCGCCTGACGAAGTTCTGCGCCTGTCATAGTTTCTACATTTTTTGCTTAACATATCTTACTTTAAACAGCTATTTGTGAAGTGTTTCACCAGCAATTCTCCTTATGATACCAAAACACAAAATGGCTACGCCATTTTGTGTTTCCAAAACCCTTACGGGGTTTGGTTTTTAATCCACGAAAGTGTTGCCACACTTTTGTGAATTGGTATGAAACCTATTTTTATAATGAGAATTACTGGTGTTGCACTAGCGAATAATGTAGATGAGGGAGTAAAGCGCCCTCATCTACATCATGGCTTTTCCAAGATGACCTTGAGTATTTTGCAACAATTGCTCGGCGGTGGCGACATCTACGCCCTTCCAATGCATTAGCAAAGCTAATTTTACTCGTTTGCCCGATCGCTCTAGTAATTTTGCAGCCTCCTCACGACTGAGTGAGGTGAGATCACGAATAATCCGAATAGCCCGATCTTCGAGCTTGCTATTGGTGACAGAGACATCAATCATCCGATTGCCATAGACCTTGCCTAGCTGCACCATTACCCCTGTCGAAACCGTATTTAAAACTAATTTTGTCGCTGTCCCTGCTTTAAGTCTGGTAGATCCCGCCAAGATCTCTGCCCCAACTAGCGGACGAATCTCAATATCGTACTGAATCGGAAATTGGTCAGGCGGTACACAGCAAAAAAAGATCGTTTTTGCACCACGTTTGTGGGCTTCCTTGAGCGCTCCATGAACATAGGGTGTGGTTCCGCCTGCGGTAATGCCAAAAACAACATCGCGATCGCTAATATTTCTTTCCGCGATCGCTGCTGCACCATCATCTTCGCGATCTTCAAGGGCTTCAGAGCTGCGTACCATTGCGTTCATCCCACCCGCCAAGATGCCTTGAATCAACTCAGGATCACTGCAAAAGGTGGGTGGACATTCGGCAGCATCAAGGACACCAAGTCGTCCACTTGTGCCAGCACCAACATAAAACAATCTGCCGCTATTAGCGATCGCTTCAGCAATGCAGGTAATCGCTGCCGCGATCGCTTCCTTTTCTTGTCCGACTGCGGCAACAGCCTTGGCATCTTCTTGATTAAAAAGTTCGACAATTTCTAAGGCACTGAGCCGATCCAGATTTTGACTATGGGGATTTGCTTGCTCGGTTAACAAATAACCGCGATCGCCACTCTTTAAAACATTATTCACTGGCCAAACTCAATCCTTGCTTTTTCGACAATTTCTGCGGTGATCGTATCACTACCTGCGGCTTGAGCTAGTTGCTCGATTTTCAGGCGAGCCTGCGCTCGCACAAAGTAGGGAATATTTTTGTACTTGATTTTTGCTTCTGCTGTCCAAGTTAAGCTTTCAAAATAATCTGGATTTTGCATGATCTTTTCGATAATTAGCGATCGCTAGTATGCCATTCCCTTCGTTTTCATCAAAATTTACTTCGCGTAGATTTACAATCCTGTTATAAAACAGAAAATACAGCGCTTTGCGCTGTATTTTCTGTATTTATAACCAGTTACCAATCAAGGTGAATGAAGACCAAAAGAAAGGATGCTTCAGATCAACGCCTCTGGTATCAATGAGAAAGGGAATATTTGGGAATCCTTTCACCCCAATAATCTGATTATTCTTAATTGTTACTTCACCGCGCAAAAATGCTAACTGAGCCTCTTGCAAAGCGATCGCTTTACTCGGTGCGGTGGGTAAGCCACGATAAAAACGAATCATCAAGGGAGCCGTGCCTGCATCGCTGACTGTCCATAGAGAAGCCAAAACGCTTTTAGCACCAGAATCTACTGCCAAACCTGCTAAGCCGAGATTTTGACCAACGGCAGTTTCACAAGCACTGAGAGTTAAGAGATCGGTGACGAGATTCATTTTGGAGATTTGATTCATTTGCAAGCGATCGCCCCAAAATTGAATGAAAGATTCCTGTGGTGAATTTTTGACAAATTTGGCATGGGTCGCTAGATGGATAATCCCAAAATTTTGACTACTGATTTGCGATCGCAGATTATCCTTGGTAAAGGCACTATTCATAAAGGTTTTGCCAACTAGTACCTGTGATGATATCGTCTCAACCTCTACTTTCGTTGCTGGCAATGGTGACCAGCCTTCGACAGATTCAGACAGTCCCATAGCTAAGATTTGCGGAGTCAGAGCGCGATCGGGATGATTTGGTTCCGTTAACTGCCATGATGGAATCGTCACAACCGCATATTTCTCGACGAGATAACGCTTGCCATCATGAAAGGCGGCGGGC
The Pseudanabaena sp. BC1403 genome window above contains:
- the murQ gene encoding N-acetylmuramic acid 6-phosphate etherase codes for the protein MNNVLKSGDRGYLLTEQANPHSQNLDRLSALEIVELFNQEDAKAVAAVGQEKEAIAAAITCIAEAIANSGRLFYVGAGTSGRLGVLDAAECPPTFCSDPELIQGILAGGMNAMVRSSEALEDREDDGAAAIAERNISDRDVVFGITAGGTTPYVHGALKEAHKRGAKTIFFCCVPPDQFPIQYDIEIRPLVGAEILAGSTRLKAGTATKLVLNTVSTGVMVQLGKVYGNRMIDVSVTNSKLEDRAIRIIRDLTSLSREEAAKLLERSGKRVKLALLMHWKGVDVATAEQLLQNTQGHLGKAMM
- a CDS encoding PCP reductase family protein; protein product: MQNPDYFESLTWTAEAKIKYKNIPYFVRAQARLKIEQLAQAAGSDTITAEIVEKARIEFGQ